One region of Lentimicrobium sp. L6 genomic DNA includes:
- a CDS encoding glycosyltransferase family 2 protein, whose translation MTKLDYYPLVSIITVNYNHSETTLELLESISKISYSNIEIIVVDNASPNDNPQLIKEKYPSVILIESVINYGFAGGNNLGIMRARGDYILLLNNDVIVPEDFLEPLVLKFQKNPDYGAISPKIMYYHTINTIQYAGFTNIDTKTVRNKTIGKGEIDNGQYDEDYETAYAHGAAMMVPMEVVKHVGMMSYEFFLYYEEADWCNRIRNHGYKIGYVHNSKVFHKESVTTGKISVLKVYYLTRNRLVYMRRNIHGKDFVISMIYQIFVAIGKNAISFLLRGNLKMFWAYVDGLFWNVKNAFNVEIHDNPYL comes from the coding sequence ATGACAAAATTAGATTATTACCCCTTGGTTTCAATTATTACAGTGAATTATAATCATTCTGAAACTACATTAGAGTTGCTGGAATCAATTTCTAAAATCAGCTATTCAAACATTGAGATTATTGTAGTAGATAACGCCTCCCCAAATGATAATCCTCAGCTTATTAAGGAGAAATATCCTTCAGTTATTCTGATTGAAAGTGTCATCAATTATGGTTTTGCTGGGGGTAATAATTTGGGTATCATGAGAGCTCGAGGTGATTATATTTTATTATTGAATAATGACGTAATCGTTCCTGAAGATTTTTTAGAGCCTTTAGTGTTGAAGTTCCAAAAAAATCCAGATTATGGAGCTATTAGCCCTAAAATCATGTACTATCATACCATCAATACCATTCAATATGCCGGTTTTACAAATATTGATACCAAGACTGTAAGAAATAAAACCATTGGAAAAGGTGAAATAGACAATGGGCAATACGATGAAGATTATGAAACGGCTTATGCTCATGGAGCTGCTATGATGGTACCCATGGAAGTAGTGAAGCATGTGGGGATGATGAGTTATGAATTTTTCTTGTATTATGAGGAAGCAGATTGGTGTAATCGTATTCGAAATCATGGTTATAAAATTGGCTATGTTCATAATTCTAAAGTATTTCATAAAGAGTCTGTAACTACCGGTAAGATAAGTGTGTTAAAAGTATATTACCTCACTAGAAATAGGTTGGTTTATATGAGAAGAAATATTCATGGAAAAGATTTTGTCATTAGTATGATTTATCAAATTTTTGTGGCTATTGGAAAGAATGCAATATCATTTCTTTTAAGGGGTAACCTTAAAATGTTTTGGGCTTATGTAGATGGTTTGTTTTGGAATGTAAAAAATGCATTCAATGTTGAGATTCATGATAATCCATATCTCTAA
- a CDS encoding glycosyltransferase family 4 protein → MKVLMFGWEFPPHITGGLGTASYGLTKGLVKHNVDIIFVVPKAYGDEDQRAARIVNASEIPVNYKSKEIQEFYHRMTYLEVGSSIMPYIDPLEFENLHQEEGKLLKEKEHLVLGEKYDFSGKYGSNLMEEVARYALVGASIAKQFDFDVIHAHDWLTYSAGVAAKELTGKPLVVHMHATEYDRSGEGRVNSNVFDLEKMGMEKADLVIPVSNLTRKTVINKYGIDPAKVITVHNAIEPVEQADLKVKKAVKEKVVTFLGRLTFQKGPEYFVEAAKKILEKDNNVRFVMAGNGDMMNQLIRRVAQLKIADRFHFTGFLKGEDVDKMFLLSDVFVMPSVSEPFGLVPLEAMRSNVPVVISKQSGVAEVLKHALKVDFWDVDGMADAIYGLLHYESLSNMFKVEGKEEVENLKWEHAAEKIKELYQKVISN, encoded by the coding sequence ATGAAAGTATTGATGTTTGGTTGGGAGTTTCCTCCTCATATCACTGGCGGATTAGGTACTGCATCTTATGGTCTTACTAAAGGATTAGTAAAACATAATGTGGATATCATTTTCGTGGTTCCCAAAGCTTATGGCGATGAGGATCAGAGGGCTGCTAGAATTGTAAATGCCAGCGAAATTCCAGTAAATTATAAGAGCAAAGAAATTCAAGAGTTTTATCATAGAATGACTTATCTAGAAGTAGGAAGCAGTATTATGCCTTATATTGACCCTTTAGAGTTTGAAAATCTTCATCAAGAGGAAGGAAAACTTCTTAAAGAGAAAGAACATTTAGTATTAGGCGAAAAATATGACTTCTCGGGTAAATATGGTTCAAACCTAATGGAAGAGGTAGCTCGATATGCTTTAGTTGGAGCCAGCATTGCCAAACAATTCGATTTTGACGTTATCCATGCACACGATTGGTTGACCTATTCCGCTGGTGTTGCAGCCAAAGAATTAACAGGAAAGCCTCTAGTAGTTCATATGCATGCCACAGAGTATGATAGAAGTGGTGAAGGACGTGTGAATTCCAATGTTTTCGATTTGGAGAAAATGGGAATGGAAAAAGCAGATTTGGTTATTCCTGTGAGTAACCTTACTAGAAAGACTGTGATAAATAAATATGGTATAGATCCTGCAAAAGTTATCACTGTGCATAATGCTATTGAACCAGTTGAACAAGCTGATTTAAAAGTGAAAAAAGCAGTAAAAGAAAAAGTCGTTACCTTTTTGGGGAGATTAACATTCCAAAAAGGGCCAGAGTATTTTGTGGAAGCGGCTAAAAAAATCTTGGAGAAAGATAATAATGTCCGTTTTGTAATGGCAGGAAATGGCGATATGATGAATCAATTGATTCGTCGGGTAGCGCAATTGAAAATTGCAGATCGTTTTCATTTTACAGGCTTCCTAAAAGGGGAGGATGTAGACAAAATGTTTTTGTTAAGTGATGTTTTCGTAATGCCTTCAGTATCGGAACCCTTTGGTTTGGTTCCACTAGAAGCCATGAGAAGTAATGTTCCAGTTGTGATAAGTAAACAATCTGGTGTAGCAGAAGTTCTAAAGCATGCCTTGAAAGTTGATTTTTGGGATGTGGATGGAATGGCAGATGCTATCTATGGATTATTACACTACGAGTCTTTATCCAATATGTTTAAAGTAGAAGGAAAAGAAGAAGTAGAGAATCTGAAGTGGGAACATGCTGCAGAAAAAATCAAAGAATTATACCAAAAGGTAATATCAAATTAG
- a CDS encoding amylo-alpha-1,6-glucosidase, with protein sequence MSYIEIDKGQLTNLEYALKLELMRTNRGGSYASSTIIGCNTRKYHGLLVVPQENFGGINHVLLANADVTVMQRDAEFNLGIHKYKGGGYSPKGHKYIRSFQSDPIPKLTYRVGGVLLSVERIFSESLARIFIRYTLEDAHSPTTLKVRPFLAFRSIHELTKENSHANTDCNPAKNGVMMNLYPGFTPLYMQFSKKVKYKHDPVWHKDIEYMKEASRGYEANEDLLVSGHFEFTIKKGESVIFQAAIEEGNPGTFLRSFNNEISKRIPRDSFEHNLANAAQQFVIKKGRNTELASGLPWFGRWGRDTLISLAGITLIQGDVALYKSVLDTLIKEMEDNLFPNKGTGKDKNFLSSDTSLWFFRSLQQYIEFTGDEEWVWKKHGKLMKDILNRYRNGIEELGLYVDEKGLVYAEKENTPLTWMDAVLHGKPVTQRPGFAVEVNALWYNAVAFVMNLATKNKDVQFVIGWNPVQRTIDSAFLEKFTHPEKALICDYVAKDHCNWDVRPNMLFAASLPYSPLNNEQKKKILDIVRKELLTPRGIRTLSPKNAYYKSVYEGNIEARDSAYHQGTAWPWLLGAYAEAYLKLHGKSGLAEIKNLVKGFEEEMKLHGLGTISELYNGDPPHHGKGAISQAWSVAEMRRIIWLIEKTEKD encoded by the coding sequence ATGAGTTATATAGAAATAGATAAAGGTCAATTGACCAATTTAGAGTATGCCTTAAAGTTAGAGTTGATGAGAACCAATAGAGGAGGTTCATATGCTAGTTCTACTATTATAGGCTGTAATACTAGAAAATACCATGGATTATTAGTGGTTCCTCAAGAAAATTTTGGCGGAATAAATCATGTTTTGTTGGCAAATGCTGATGTAACTGTGATGCAACGAGATGCTGAATTCAATTTAGGAATCCACAAATATAAAGGAGGTGGATATTCACCTAAAGGCCATAAGTATATTAGAAGTTTTCAATCTGATCCTATTCCAAAACTAACTTACAGAGTTGGCGGAGTTTTATTATCAGTGGAAAGAATCTTCAGTGAATCATTGGCACGTATCTTTATCAGATATACTTTGGAAGATGCCCATTCTCCAACTACTTTAAAAGTTCGTCCATTTTTAGCTTTCAGAAGTATACATGAGTTAACCAAAGAGAATTCTCATGCAAATACCGATTGCAATCCAGCCAAGAATGGTGTAATGATGAATCTTTATCCTGGTTTCACTCCACTTTATATGCAGTTTAGTAAAAAGGTGAAATATAAGCATGATCCTGTTTGGCATAAAGACATAGAGTATATGAAAGAAGCTAGCCGAGGATATGAAGCGAATGAAGATTTGCTGGTTTCAGGTCATTTTGAATTCACTATTAAGAAAGGTGAGTCTGTTATTTTTCAAGCTGCTATTGAAGAAGGTAACCCTGGTACCTTCCTAAGAAGTTTTAATAATGAGATTTCTAAAAGGATTCCCAGAGATAGTTTTGAGCATAACTTAGCCAATGCTGCACAGCAGTTTGTGATTAAAAAAGGTAGGAATACAGAATTAGCATCTGGATTACCTTGGTTTGGTAGATGGGGAAGGGATACTTTAATTAGTTTGGCTGGTATTACACTTATACAAGGTGATGTTGCGCTATACAAATCGGTCCTCGATACTCTAATTAAAGAAATGGAAGATAACCTGTTTCCCAATAAGGGAACAGGAAAGGATAAAAACTTTTTGTCATCAGATACTTCACTATGGTTTTTCCGATCCTTGCAACAGTATATTGAATTTACTGGTGACGAAGAATGGGTTTGGAAGAAGCATGGTAAATTGATGAAAGATATCCTAAACCGCTATCGTAATGGCATTGAAGAATTAGGTCTATATGTAGATGAGAAAGGTTTGGTTTATGCTGAAAAAGAGAATACTCCATTAACTTGGATGGATGCTGTACTTCATGGAAAACCAGTAACACAGCGGCCTGGATTCGCTGTAGAGGTAAATGCACTTTGGTATAATGCTGTAGCTTTCGTTATGAATTTAGCCACGAAAAACAAGGACGTTCAATTTGTGATAGGATGGAACCCCGTTCAAAGAACTATAGATTCGGCTTTTTTAGAGAAATTTACACATCCAGAAAAAGCATTAATTTGTGATTATGTTGCCAAAGACCATTGTAATTGGGATGTTAGACCCAATATGTTATTTGCTGCATCTTTACCCTATTCTCCACTTAATAACGAGCAAAAGAAAAAAATTCTAGATATAGTAAGAAAAGAATTATTAACCCCAAGAGGAATTAGAACTCTATCACCTAAAAATGCCTATTATAAATCGGTGTATGAGGGTAATATTGAAGCGAGAGATTCTGCTTATCATCAAGGTACAGCATGGCCATGGCTTTTAGGAGCTTATGCCGAAGCTTATTTGAAACTTCATGGTAAATCAGGATTGGCAGAGATTAAGAACTTAGTGAAAGGCTTCGAGGAGGAAATGAAACTTCATGGTTTAGGTACTATCTCTGAGCTGTATAATGGAGACCCTCCTCACCATGGTAAAGGAGCTATTTCACAAGCTTGGAGTGTGGCCGAGATGAGAAGAATCATTTGGTTGATAGAGAAAACAGAAAAAGATTAA